In the genome of Abyssalbus ytuae, the window AATACGGTTTTTTTCTTTTTTGCTTAAAGGATTGTGTAGTAAAATGAGAGTGCGTAATTGAGTCATATTTTCTAAATTATCCGGAAGCTTAGTAAGATTATTATGTGAGAGTATTAATAATTCCAAACTGGTTAAATGAGTTAAAACTTCCGGTAATTCTTGCAGATTGTTATTATTTAAGATAAGGGTTTTAATGTTTTTTAAATATTTTATTTCATCAGGAAGCAATCTTAAATGGTTATATTCTATGTTTAATTCTTCAATTTTTTCTAAAAGAGTCCACTTTTCATCCAGCTCGTAAAACTGGTTGTACCCCAGATTCAGCGTTTTTAAATCGGAGAGGTTTGCAATGGTTTCCGGTAAATAACTTAACTGGTTATTATTAAGTTCCAAAACTTCAAGAGAAGTACAATTACCGATGCTTTTGGGAAGAGATGTTATTTTATTTGTTGATAAATGAAGAAATCTGAGATTAACAAGTTCGCCTATGTCGTCTGGTATATATGATATATTATTATCTGCCAGATTAAGGCGAATTAGTTGTTTTAAACTGCCTATTTCGTTGGGTATATAGTTTAAAGAATTAAGTTTTAAATTTAAAACTTCCAGCTTTTTCAGAAAAAAAACTGATGAATCCCAACGTTCCAGATTATTCCGCATTAAATTTAAAAAAGTAAGATCTTTCAGGTTTTTTATTTCATCCGGAATATAAAAAAGGTGTTGATCTCTCAGGTTTAATTGTGTAGCATTCGAAGCTTGGAGTGCATTTTCCAGTTTTCCGTATACTTTAGTATCCAAAGGATTGGCATTTTGAGAGAAAATGTTTAATGTGGTTCCTATGATGGCGGAAACTAAGTATAATACCTTTTTCATAAATTACTGATATAAGATCACCCCCAGTTTTTGTAAGTAATTATTAATAAGATAGGGGACAGGATCACTGTCCCTATCTTATTTGGGTATTTATTGTGTTATTACTTTAAATAATTTCTTTTTATTACCTACATGTGTCTTCATAAATAGTATTTGACTTCCGGAAGAAACAGCGGTTAAATTTATTTCAATTTCCTGATGATCACCGGTTGTTTTTCCTTTTTCAAGCTTTAGAAGACTTCTTCCAAGTATATCATAAATTTCTACTATTATGTTTTCCCCAACACTCTCAGATTTCAAGATTAATTTTACTAATCCATCATATGTAGGGTTAGGATGTATTCCAATATATTCTTCATCATCATTTCCCGGTTCATCCGGTTCATTTGGATCAGGTTCATTTGGATCTGGGTCATCTGCTATTTCCCCTAAATTATCACTTAAAGCAAAAACAATAGTAGAAGAAGCATTAAAGATCACTTCATTTTCAGAGGCGTCCGTTTGAGGGGAATTAGCCCCGTCAGGATGTTGCACAGAGAAGAAGCCATATTTAAAATCCGGGGTAAAGGTGAGCCCTGTAGGTTCTGAACCTATCGGCATGGAAGCAAAAATACTCACATTGGGAGTACTCTGTGTATGGTCGGGCCTTACTACCCAGATGTAGTTGTTTCCACCATCTTCACACACCCAGAGGTTTCCTTTATCATCAAATACCAGGTTGTCATTGCCGTCTCCCCAGGGTTCTGAAAAAGTACCATTGTTGGTCACCACTTCATAGGATTTACCCCCCACAAAAGTTTCAAAGCCGGAGATAGTATTTCCCTCGTCTTTAAAACGGTAGACCCTGTTCTTCCCTTTTGCTGTGAAATAGATTTTCCCGTCATAGGTATTGATATCACAATCTTCCACACCATTGAAATTAGTGCCACCCAGGGCAGAAGCAATGTTGTTCAGGTTGTTACGGTCTGACTGAGTCTCGTTAGGGACTTCGATCCATTGACCTGTAGAGGAACTTGGGTCATCACCAGAAAGGCCGAGATCTAGTTTAAGGACATACACGGTTCCTGCCGAGAGGTTACCAGGTGTGTCCATTACGTATTTATAGACGCAATGTGTGCCCCCGTCTTCTCCGTAATAGGCGGTGGTGCCATTAGGAGAGATCACTACGTTTTCGTGGTTCATCCGTCCCATAGCCCATAGTTTTTCCTGTCCGTTACCGTAGTCTATCACCTGTGCGGTTTCAGGGTCGAGTTCCACCAACCACCCCACATCTTCGTAGCCATCACCGTTTACATCACCGGCATTTGTTGTTTCTTCAGCCGTTACCACGGTTCCCCAGGGAGTAATACCCCCGGAGCAGTTTCTGGTAGTGGTGACTAAAGCTGAATTATAAAAATCAACCGGTTGGCTGTCATCTACCATCCAGAGTTTGGTATCGTTATCCAAATGAAGGTTGACAACAGAAACACCGCCAGGAGTATTTTCATGGTTTACTGAAAGATGGCCCAGTTCACTGCTGCCATTTGCAGGAATATAGGCAGTAAAGTCATTATTGCCCGGTACATTTCCATCTCCAATAGTATATGGGTCACCTTCCTTGAAAATAAGCTGGAATTCATGATCCTCGGAGATGATTAGTTTATCGGTTTGTCCTGTGGGTTCTATAGAAGAAAAGCATCCGATATGCGGATTGTTGCAATCAATCGTGACGTTTTGTGTATTTTTAATGTACATGTCAAATCGAAGGTCAGAACTGGTACCGGACTGCTGGTGCACTTCTACGGCAATTCTGTTAACTCCTTCAGTAAAAATGGTTTTTGGAATATTTGCAATGAAGTAGATGTTTTCGTCAATACCTCCCATCGCTGTTGGGGCAGTAGTAAGATAATCGATATTGCCGTCGGGGAGGTTATGTCTGAATACCTCTACACCATTAACATAGACAATGGCTCCATCGTCTCTTCTAAGGCCGAACTCGACCAAGTCTGTAAGGGAACTTAGATCTATATTGATGTCTTTGGCAAAATAATAAGTGATGTATTTATCACTGGCATTAGGTCCGAAAGAAAGTTCTGTATTAACCGGATCTCCATATCCTAAGGGAGCATAGCCCCTGTCCCAGGCAAGGTTATTGTAAGCAGGTGAGGTCCAGTCTTCGGTATCCAGGCCAGTGCCTTTATCAAAATAATACCATTGCTGGTCTTTTTGCAAAGGATATTCAGTGACTTCCAGAGGAGGTAATTCATAATTAACTTCGATGTCAAAACGAAGATCGGAGCTGGTTGCATCAGCCTGATGCAGTTCTACTGCTATGACGTTTACCCCATTCTGAAGTAAGTTAGGGGTCCTTATCTCGTTCCAGGCTTCTTCATCCGCACCACCAATTGCCATAGAAGCATAGGTATTGTAAGTTATATCACCATCCGGCATATTCATCCGGAAGGCTTCAGTTCCGTTTATATATACAATTACTCCATCATCTTTTAGCACACGGAATAAAAGGTTGCCATATACTGATGCGTCATCAACTTCAAAAGTGTGCCTTAAATAATAGGTTGGATATTTATTATCAGGATCCGTACCAAAATCCAAAGTAGTACTTTCTATACCGTCTCCATATCCGAAAACAGAATTTCCAAATGCCCATGAACTATCATCATACTCATTATTTTTCCATTGTGTTCCGAGGTCTGTTCCTGTATCGTCATATCTCCACAATCCTTGAGCAGCAACAGGGAAGGTTCCATTTTGATATTCGTTAATGTTTTCCCACGCAAGATAAACAGGAGTGTCTTCTTCTATAGTTATTTCATTAAATGTTACCAGGTTTCCGTTTTTGGTTCCAGATGCTATAATGTTTACTTCTACTGACGGGTCGCTGGTGAGCAGGTAATAGTTTTTAGCAATTAATTTTATATCATTAAGATTTTCAAAGATTTTGGTAAGATCAACTTTTGGGGTAGCACTTTCTGTGAAAAGCGGATCAAAAATCCATCGGCTACTTAAATATAAAGTGTCATTTTCTACCTGGTTAAGTACGTGTTCGATTGTACCGTTAATTTCTTTACCTATTACTACATTTCTATCATAATCTGAGATTGTATTTTCCAGGTACATTCCGTTTCCAGCATCATTCATTACACTCCAGTTTCCTTTTACCAAATTTCTGAACGGAGATTGAATATCTCTTACCGGGCCTGTAGCCGGAATAATTTCTGCGTTGGTATAAGGTACTTCTACTAAAACAGATCCCTGGTTAAGTAAAAACCCACTGTTATCCTGATTAAACGTGTAATTATAGGCCAGATCGGGGGTAGGCTCAGTAATGGTGAGGTACATGTCTTCCCGTATTTCTTCAATGGTTTTGGCTTTTGTCCATATCCTGAATTCATCTATGGATGAATTAGTTGGTGCATTATTTGAAATATTCCTTCCGAGAGCAAGATCATTAATACACGGTTGGAATTCTTCTACCGGCATACTGCCTGCCAGTTCTCCATTAATATAAAATTTAAATTCTCCGTTAGGTATAAAGGTAACGGCCACATGATTCCATTCTCCCGGCTTCCACACATGAGAAGAATTTAGGGTGTTCCAGCCTCCTGAGGGTCCTCTACCGGTAATAGTTTGCAAGGTTTGATTGTTTAAAAATTCCAGTTCCCATCCAAATTCACCACCACCAAAATTGGTAAAACCTACCAGTTTAGTATTTCCGCCGGCAGTATCGTTTAGCCTACCCCATAGTTCTATGGTAAATTCTCCTGAAAGTGCATCATTAATTCCTTCTTTAGGAATAAGTACCTGGTGATCACCCGGCAGGTCAATAGCCCCTCCCTGTTCGGCAATAGCTGCTGCAGTATCTACTTCATATGCCAGGTAGTAATTGCCGAGATCCAGAGTAACATCGTTAAAAGTAACTTTTCCGTTTGTTTCAGTTCCGGTGCTTACCACTATATAATCCGATTGAGGATCTCCTTTAAGTAACATATAGGATGCTACTGTGGCGTTTATTTTTTCTACACTACTAAATACAGAAGTAAGATCTATCTCCATATCGGCAGTTTCCATATTCATAGCATTTAATTTCCATCCACCTGCAACATAAAATGTATTTTCAATATTTCCCAAGGGTACTATATCATTATTAATATTTCGTCCAACTACCACATTTTCAGTAAAGCTGCTAATAGAATTACTTACATAAAACCCGCCTTCTATGGCTCTTGTAACACTCCAGTTACCCGAAATGATGTCGGTATAGGATTTTTCAATTTCACTTACCGGACTACTGGAAGATATAATCTGTGCATTCGTATAATTTATAATATCAGTATTGCTTCCCAGGTTTTCTAAAACCCCATTATCTTCCTGATTAAAACTATAGTTAAAAACCAGATTTGTTTGAGTATTTACAGAAGTGTGCATTTGTGCTTTAATTTCTTCCCGGGTTTTAACTTTTGACCAGATACGGAATTCATCCATTACAGAATGCGACTGACCTCCGTAATTTATAGTTTTGCCCAGTGCGAAATCCCAATTGCTATTGGAAGCATAGGCATCAAAAGCGCCGGAGGCTTTTAATTCCCCGTTTAAATATAATTTAATGGCATCATCAGGAGAAGCTGTAATGGCTATATGGTTCCATTCTCCTATATTTAAAGTTTCTCCGGAGTTAATGGCATTCCAGGAACCTGTTCCGGTTCCGAAGACTGCGGAGACCGAATTGTTATCAGGCATTTCGAGAGTAAACCCGGTAGTATTATTATCCACACGACCATGATTGGATACCAGAGGCGCATTATTACCCGGATCCTGTGTTAGGTTTACCCAGAATTCAATGGTGAAATCATTACTAAAAAGAGGTTCTATTACAGAAGAAGGGAAGTATACCTGGTGATCACCGATCAATGAAAGGGAACCACCTCTTCCTGGAACAAAATCACCTTCTTCCCAGGCTAAATAATATATTCCTTCTTCGAGATTAGCATTGTAAAAAGTTACGTTGGAACCATCAAATGCCCCGTCAGTCACTATAGTGTATTCGCCGGTAAGTTCGTTTTCTTTTAATAAATAGTATTTTCCTGCAGTTTTACGAACTACTTCTGAATTAGAGGCAAGACTTTCATCGAGATTGATTTTTACGGTCACAAAAGGACTATTGAGTGGATCTATTTTCCAGCCTCCTTTGAGGTAATTCATGTTGGTTATTCCTGGAACTTCTTCTATAGCAGCATCCCGATGTTTACCAATAACAATGTTTTTATTATAGGCAGTGATCGTTTCCGGTAAAATAAGCCCTGAGTTGTTTATTATTGTATTACCACTCCATTGGCCTGTAATATTATCTCTGTAGTTAGTTGAAATATTTCCTATCGGAGAAGTTGCTGTTACCAGTTCTCCTCCATCCAAAGTAATTTCATAAGGCATACTTCCTTTACTCACAATGCTGGTTTCATCTGTTTCGGAAGGGGAAAAATCGTAATACAAGGTCAAATTGGTTTCTCCACCTTCGAGAGGATGATGCATATGAGCCTTTATTTCTTCAGCTGTTAGGGTCCGTTGCCAGATACGGAGTTCATCCAGTTCAGCATTTACAGGACTTCCGTAATAAGGGCTGTATCCAATACCCAATCCCCTTGGATTAGGTACATAGCCGGAATAGGATCCTTCTCCAATCAGGTTTCCGTTTTGATAATATTGCAGGGTTCCGTTAGCTGCAGAAACTACCAGTGCTATATGATTCCATTCACCGATACTCCACGCTTCACCATATTCACTAAGAGAGTCCCAGCCAGAGCCATTGGTACCAAACACAACATTAAGTTTGTTACTACCCGGAAATTCAAATGAAAGGCCGGTAGAATTTCCACTTTCTCGCCCGTTACTAGCCAAAATTTTAAAATTGGTACCGGGATCAGAGTTAAGCTTTCCCCAGAATTCAATAGTATAATCACCACTGAATACAGGATTTATATCATCTCCGGGAATGACCATTTGCTGTGCTCCTGATAGTTTAAGGACATCACCCCTGTTTGTTTCAACATCTGCTTCTTCCAAAATCGCATTATCGGTAATGAGTCTGCCATAAAGTGATAGTTCATCAAGCGAACCAAGGTATTGCTTTCCTTCAAAATTATTTCCTATTAAAATTTTAGAAGATGAAGGTTTTGGTGAGATAACATTCTGCCAGTTTTGAATTAGAAACCCGTTATAATATAAGGATAATTTACGTTTTATGTTGTTGTATTTCCAGGTAATGAAAGACCAGCTGTCGGATAAGATCTTATATTGACTTTCGTAAGTAGTATTAGTGGCATGATCAGTATAAGTGAGGTTGCCTTTTGATGTGAGCCCGAATGAAATACCGGCACCTTCTTCTCCGTTAGAAAGGATAGTACTGCCGTTGGTAGGTAATTCTGAAGGGTTTATCCAGAAGGTAAGGCTAAAAGCACGATCGTGAAAATTTATTGAGTTATCAGCCGGAATATTGATGGTTGTATTGGGATTTAAAATAAGAGCTTCATTAGCTTCATCATCTTTATTAAGGCCGAAAGTATAGTCTGAGGCCTGTAGAGTATGTGAATATCCGGAAACATCTACAAGATTATTTTCAATTTTGAGTCCCAGTTTGTAAGCATCTTCATTTTTACTTGTGAGCATGTCTTGGTGAATGATTTCTTCAAAGTAGGGTTGCCCATCGGCGCCTATGTATTCTATTTTCATTCTCCGGTCTTCTATATCGCCAAATACGTTAATCCTTAAATAAGTTTGTTTAACTCCCTGAATAATATTGTTGCTGTCATATTGAATACTGTAATTACCGTTACCAATATCAGAATTAATATTGCCGGACAATACATCAATAAGAGGATATTTTACATCTGAATCCCTTACCATAAATTTTTGTTCATGAATATCGGCACTCAGTGAGAGGACGCCATTAATGTTATTATCCTGAATAAAATTTAAAAATTCTGATGCCTGGTTACTTACACTAAAATTTCTTCCGCCAACCGGAGTAAATGTTGGAGTACCGTTGATAATAATCTTAAATGTGGCAGTTGAATTCAAAAGACTTTGCTTTAGCCAGTCTAATTGTTCTGGGCCGAAATGGTCTGCGGTCCCATCTCTGAAACTCCTGTTATCGGTTAAAAAATATTCTACATCTTTATATTTATAGGAAGAGAATAATCCCTGCCCTTCTGAGGTGGTTTCGTATTCAGGGTTGGGCCACCAGTCCATAAAAATCTCACGCATTTGACCCAAAGTAGGAAATGTTTTGTTGAATTCATTAGATCCTACATCATGATTGTCAGTAATGGCAAGCTGTGGCATAGCCACGGTTAAACTATCATGAAAATCACGGTAAAACCTGTACCTGTCAAAAGCCATATCTTTGTTAGCCCAGTCATCTACCCCGTCAGGACATTGCCCGTCGGCATGTTCCAATCCTAAAAGATAAACGGCATCACCTAACCAAATCATCATGTCACTGCCTTCTTCAGCCATAACATTAAACATTTGAGGAGTGCCGTTAATATGAGTTTTAGATTCGGGCTGGTCTATACAACGGCTTACATCATAAATTCTTCCACATCCCCCGGATAGGAATTCAAAATCATCAATGATGCCATCTTCATTGGTGATGGAAGAGACTCTTTGTGAAGGGGTACCATTTATCAACAATTTTGCTGAATAAGACTGACCGGGGGTTAAACCGGTAAATTCATATGAGCGAAGGTAATAGCCCAACCGGTCATCAGAATTATAAACTGTGCCGGTTAATTCATCATTGGGCGAATCAGAAGCTGTAAAAGATAAGGATAATGCATTACCACTTCCTGTGTTTTTAGTTAGCATCCATACCCGTACAGAGTTATTATATGTCGGACTAAACATGGGGCCATATACCAGTGAATCTCCGGGTACGGTGATTTGGGCATTTAATTCCAAACCATTAAAAAAAATACATAAAAGGCTTAACAGAAGTAAAATCTTTTTCATTGATTGTTTTGGTTAAAGTCTTAAAAAAATTAAATGCGGTAAAATTATAGGGAATGAGACGCTGGAATGTGAAATTATGATTATGACTTTGTTAAATGATAATAGTTTTATTTAACTTTTTCTTAATGTTAAGATGTTGATATAAAGTTGTTTAAATAATTTTTTAGTTTGCTAAAAGATTTTTGAGACTATCTAACCGGTTAAAATTCAATAGAGTAATTAATCGGTTTAGTTATTGTGTAAGAAAAATAAAGTTTAAGGAGACTTTAAATATTCGAGAAGAAAATAATATAGTTTTTTAACTATTTTATAATATGTAATTAACAAATAAGTATGTTTTATTGAAAACCTGTGATATCTGTAAGTGAGTTTAAAAATATTTTCAGGGCTTTTATTTCTTTTTTTGAGAGAAGAAGGGGTTCATCAGATAAAGTTTGGTTAGGAAACTCATAAGACAACCCTAAACCTCCGGCTCCTCCATTATTGTAAAATTCCAGAACCTCATCCAGGTTTCTGTAGGCGCCATTATGAAAATATGGAGCAGTTAGAGTTATATTTCTAACCGTAGTAGTTTTAAATGAACGCCTGTAAATTTCCTGTTTTTCATTAAAAACATTATTGGCAAACCTTCCCATATCATTATCCAGTTCATGAGAATCTGGATTATTTAAAACCCCCAGGACCTCAGTTTCATTTTCTTCATATAAAGGGGGAACTAATCCACTGAATGTAGGAGGGTAGTGGCAGGTACCACAATTAGCTTTCCCCATAAAAAGGTTAAACCCTTTTTTTACCAGCGGATCTACCTTGTTCGATTTTCCTTGTACATACTTATCAAAAGTACTGTTAAATGATCGTAAGGAAATTATATACGATGCTAGTGCCGAAGAAAATTGATATCGGGTAACTGGTGAAGTGTTGTTAAAGACTTTTTTGAAGGCTTTTTTATAGTATTCGTCTTTATTTAGTTTAGTTATAATTTCATCAAAAGAGGTATTGAATTCTAAATTATTATGAATAACATGTTCTGCCTGCTCTTCCAGATCATGTGCACGTAAATCATAGAAAAATCTATCAGAAAAAACTGCATTAATTAAGGTAGGTGCATTTCTGTGTACGCTTTTCCCTTTTATACCTGCTTTTGATTTTGCTACCCCATCAGTAAAAGCTAATTCTGGTTTATGGCAACTTGCACAGCTTATATTTTCTTTACCGCTGAGGGTTTTGTCATAAAATAATTTTTCCCCCAATGCTTTAAGAGCTTCACTATCGTTGTTTTTTTGTAATAGACTGAATTTGTATGGATTAAGAAAATCAATATCAAAAATATTAGAACTATACGGATTCCAGGCAGATACTCTGGTATACATTTCATCAGAACTTTTTATATCAAGGTCCAGTTGCACATTTAATAATTCTTTATACAAAGGATTTATATATTTTGTCAAAAAAGTAAGCCTGTCAAAATTTTCAAAACCTGCATCTTTTAATAAATAGATTACTTCTTCATAAAGAGATAATATATATGCTTTTTTACTACTATCAACCTTGTTTAAAAAAGGAATGGAAAGTGTTTTTAAGCTTTGTAATGATGATGAAGCTTCCTGCATTGCATTTAATGAACCGGGGGTATCAAAACCGGTTATTCCTAAAGTGAAAATCCGGACAAGTTGAAGTCTCAGGGCTTCCAATATTTCAAAATCGTAAAAATATTTACGTTTGTTAAAAGATTCATCAATTACAATATAATATTCTTTTAACTGATTACAAAGGCTAAAAATTTCTTCTTTTTTATTATGGACTTCTTCTGAGTATATTATTTCATCCAGCACTTGTAAACCCACAGGGGCAATTACTTTTGCCGTACCTTTGTAATGATCTGTGTTTAATTTGTCCAAAGGAAGACTTTTTCGATAACTTTCCGGGTCTAGCACATAATAATTTTCTTTTAGGTCCTGGTCAATGGGAAAAGGATCCAAATGATATAAAGGAGGCCCGTTTATGTAATTTTTGACATGTTTTGGAAAGTAATATTCTGTAATACATTCAATTTTTTTGTAGCTGTTTCTCGTTTTTTGAAGCTCAGTCTTTAGGCTTTTTAAAGTTGTTTTATTATGAAGGAATTGATGTGCTGCATCTACTAAAGTACCTATCTGATTTTTAAACTCATTAGAATTTTTTAATATTATTTCTCTTATTTCCGGGTTGGTGGCAGAGGAAAATGAAAGCTGGGTTAAAACAAGAATAGCAATTCCGACTTTTATTAAAATAAGCCATCCCCATTGAGCAAACCGTATTTTAGAAGAAAAAGACAAATTTTTAT includes:
- a CDS encoding leucine-rich repeat domain-containing protein, coding for MKKVLYLVSAIIGTTLNIFSQNANPLDTKVYGKLENALQASNATQLNLRDQHLFYIPDEIKNLKDLTFLNLMRNNLERWDSSVFFLKKLEVLNLKLNSLNYIPNEIGSLKQLIRLNLADNNISYIPDDIGELVNLRFLHLSTNKITSLPKSIGNCTSLEVLELNNNQLSYLPETIANLSDLKTLNLGYNQFYELDEKWTLLEKIEELNIEYNHLRLLPDEIKYLKNIKTLILNNNNLQELPEVLTHLTSLELLILSHNNLTKLPDNLENMTQLRTLILLHNPLSKKEKNRIKNAFLNCKVYMD
- a CDS encoding LamG-like jellyroll fold domain-containing protein, with the protein product MKKILLLLSLLCIFFNGLELNAQITVPGDSLVYGPMFSPTYNNSVRVWMLTKNTGSGNALSLSFTASDSPNDELTGTVYNSDDRLGYYLRSYEFTGLTPGQSYSAKLLINGTPSQRVSSITNEDGIIDDFEFLSGGCGRIYDVSRCIDQPESKTHINGTPQMFNVMAEEGSDMMIWLGDAVYLLGLEHADGQCPDGVDDWANKDMAFDRYRFYRDFHDSLTVAMPQLAITDNHDVGSNEFNKTFPTLGQMREIFMDWWPNPEYETTSEGQGLFSSYKYKDVEYFLTDNRSFRDGTADHFGPEQLDWLKQSLLNSTATFKIIINGTPTFTPVGGRNFSVSNQASEFLNFIQDNNINGVLSLSADIHEQKFMVRDSDVKYPLIDVLSGNINSDIGNGNYSIQYDSNNIIQGVKQTYLRINVFGDIEDRRMKIEYIGADGQPYFEEIIHQDMLTSKNEDAYKLGLKIENNLVDVSGYSHTLQASDYTFGLNKDDEANEALILNPNTTINIPADNSINFHDRAFSLTFWINPSELPTNGSTILSNGEEGAGISFGLTSKGNLTYTDHATNTTYESQYKILSDSWSFITWKYNNIKRKLSLYYNGFLIQNWQNVISPKPSSSKILIGNNFEGKQYLGSLDELSLYGRLITDNAILEEADVETNRGDVLKLSGAQQMVIPGDDINPVFSGDYTIEFWGKLNSDPGTNFKILASNGRESGNSTGLSFEFPGSNKLNVVFGTNGSGWDSLSEYGEAWSIGEWNHIALVVSAANGTLQYYQNGNLIGEGSYSGYVPNPRGLGIGYSPYYGSPVNAELDELRIWQRTLTAEEIKAHMHHPLEGGETNLTLYYDFSPSETDETSIVSKGSMPYEITLDGGELVTATSPIGNISTNYRDNITGQWSGNTIINNSGLILPETITAYNKNIVIGKHRDAAIEEVPGITNMNYLKGGWKIDPLNSPFVTVKINLDESLASNSEVVRKTAGKYYLLKENELTGEYTIVTDGAFDGSNVTFYNANLEEGIYYLAWEEGDFVPGRGGSLSLIGDHQVYFPSSVIEPLFSNDFTIEFWVNLTQDPGNNAPLVSNHGRVDNNTTGFTLEMPDNNSVSAVFGTGTGSWNAINSGETLNIGEWNHIAITASPDDAIKLYLNGELKASGAFDAYASNSNWDFALGKTINYGGQSHSVMDEFRIWSKVKTREEIKAQMHTSVNTQTNLVFNYSFNQEDNGVLENLGSNTDIINYTNAQIISSSSPVSEIEKSYTDIISGNWSVTRAIEGGFYVSNSISSFTENVVVGRNINNDIVPLGNIENTFYVAGGWKLNAMNMETADMEIDLTSVFSSVEKINATVASYMLLKGDPQSDYIVVSTGTETNGKVTFNDVTLDLGNYYLAYEVDTAAAIAEQGGAIDLPGDHQVLIPKEGINDALSGEFTIELWGRLNDTAGGNTKLVGFTNFGGGEFGWELEFLNNQTLQTITGRGPSGGWNTLNSSHVWKPGEWNHVAVTFIPNGEFKFYINGELAGSMPVEEFQPCINDLALGRNISNNAPTNSSIDEFRIWTKAKTIEEIREDMYLTITEPTPDLAYNYTFNQDNSGFLLNQGSVLVEVPYTNAEIIPATGPVRDIQSPFRNLVKGNWSVMNDAGNGMYLENTISDYDRNVVIGKEINGTIEHVLNQVENDTLYLSSRWIFDPLFTESATPKVDLTKIFENLNDIKLIAKNYYLLTSDPSVEVNIIASGTKNGNLVTFNEITIEEDTPVYLAWENINEYQNGTFPVAAQGLWRYDDTGTDLGTQWKNNEYDDSSWAFGNSVFGYGDGIESTTLDFGTDPDNKYPTYYLRHTFEVDDASVYGNLLFRVLKDDGVIVYINGTEAFRMNMPDGDITYNTYASMAIGGADEEAWNEIRTPNLLQNGVNVIAVELHQADATSSDLRFDIEVNYELPPLEVTEYPLQKDQQWYYFDKGTGLDTEDWTSPAYNNLAWDRGYAPLGYGDPVNTELSFGPNASDKYITYYFAKDINIDLSSLTDLVEFGLRRDDGAIVYVNGVEVFRHNLPDGNIDYLTTAPTAMGGIDENIYFIANIPKTIFTEGVNRIAVEVHQQSGTSSDLRFDMYIKNTQNVTIDCNNPHIGCFSSIEPTGQTDKLIISEDHEFQLIFKEGDPYTIGDGNVPGNNDFTAYIPANGSSELGHLSVNHENTPGGVSVVNLHLDNDTKLWMVDDSQPVDFYNSALVTTTRNCSGGITPWGTVVTAEETTNAGDVNGDGYEDVGWLVELDPETAQVIDYGNGQEKLWAMGRMNHENVVISPNGTTAYYGEDGGTHCVYKYVMDTPGNLSAGTVYVLKLDLGLSGDDPSSSTGQWIEVPNETQSDRNNLNNIASALGGTNFNGVEDCDINTYDGKIYFTAKGKNRVYRFKDEGNTISGFETFVGGKSYEVVTNNGTFSEPWGDGNDNLVFDDKGNLWVCEDGGNNYIWVVRPDHTQSTPNVSIFASMPIGSEPTGLTFTPDFKYGFFSVQHPDGANSPQTDASENEVIFNASSTIVFALSDNLGEIADDPDPNEPDPNEPDEPGNDDEEYIGIHPNPTYDGLVKLILKSESVGENIIVEIYDILGRSLLKLEKGKTTGDHQEIEINLTAVSSGSQILFMKTHVGNKKKLFKVITQ
- a CDS encoding cytochrome-c peroxidase, which translates into the protein MTYPVNNKYKNLSFSSKIRFAQWGWLILIKVGIAILVLTQLSFSSATNPEIREIILKNSNEFKNQIGTLVDAAHQFLHNKTTLKSLKTELQKTRNSYKKIECITEYYFPKHVKNYINGPPLYHLDPFPIDQDLKENYYVLDPESYRKSLPLDKLNTDHYKGTAKVIAPVGLQVLDEIIYSEEVHNKKEEIFSLCNQLKEYYIVIDESFNKRKYFYDFEILEALRLQLVRIFTLGITGFDTPGSLNAMQEASSSLQSLKTLSIPFLNKVDSSKKAYILSLYEEVIYLLKDAGFENFDRLTFLTKYINPLYKELLNVQLDLDIKSSDEMYTRVSAWNPYSSNIFDIDFLNPYKFSLLQKNNDSEALKALGEKLFYDKTLSGKENISCASCHKPELAFTDGVAKSKAGIKGKSVHRNAPTLINAVFSDRFFYDLRAHDLEEQAEHVIHNNLEFNTSFDEIITKLNKDEYYKKAFKKVFNNTSPVTRYQFSSALASYIISLRSFNSTFDKYVQGKSNKVDPLVKKGFNLFMGKANCGTCHYPPTFSGLVPPLYEENETEVLGVLNNPDSHELDNDMGRFANNVFNEKQEIYRRSFKTTTVRNITLTAPYFHNGAYRNLDEVLEFYNNGGAGGLGLSYEFPNQTLSDEPLLLSKKEIKALKIFLNSLTDITGFQ